The proteins below come from a single Dasypus novemcinctus isolate mDasNov1 chromosome 22, mDasNov1.1.hap2, whole genome shotgun sequence genomic window:
- the LOC101446008 gene encoding olfactory receptor 12D3-like, with protein MENITAVNEFLLLGLICVQQLQPVIFTIFLFLYLINLFGNGAILMIVISEPRLHSPMYFFLGNLSCLDICYSSVTLPKLMSNLLSTRKAISFLGCITQLHFFHFLGCTEAILLAIMGFDRFVAICYPLRYSIIMNPQVCALLAAVAWLTSFLYALMHSVMTARLNFCGSRKLKYFFCDVKPLLELACGDIRLNQWLVFTVTCSLAMVTCLLTLLSYVYIIGFLLLKSRSCSVLHKALSTCAAHFVVVCLFYGTVGLTYIPPTSATSVIQERFVAIIHTTVTPVLNPLVYTLRNKEVTLALGKVFGRSSVPKHGD; from the coding sequence ATGGAGAATATCACTGCAGTGAATGAGTTTCTTTTATTGGGACTTATTTGTGTTCAGCAGTTGCAGCCTGTAATCTTCaccattttcctctttctgtatCTGATCAACCTGTTTGGAAATGGGGCCATATTAATGATTGTCATCTCAGAGCCAAGACTCCACTcccctatgtattttttcctGGGGAATCTTTCCTGTCTAGATATCTGCTATTCTTCAGTGACTCTTCCCAAGCTCATGTCCAACCTCCTGTCCACACGCAAGGCCATATCTTTCCTTGGCTGCATCACTCAGCTGCACTTCTTCCACTTCCTGGGCTGCACTGAGGCCATCTTGCTGGCCATCATGGGCTTTGACCGTTTTGTGGCCATCTGCTACCCACTCCGCTACAGCATCATCATGAACCCCCAGGTGTGTGCTCTGCTGGCAGCTGTGGCCTGGCTTACCAGCTTCCTTTACGCTCTGATGCATTCAGTCATGACTGCTCGCCTGAACTTTTGTGGCTCTCGGAAACTCAAGTACTTTTTCTGTGATGTCAAGCCCCTCTTGGAACTGGCTTGTGGTGACATAAGGCTCAACCAGTGGCTTGTTTTCACTGTCACTTGCAGCTTAGCCATGGTGACTTGTTTGCTCACCCTCCTCTCCTACGTTTACATTATTGGCTTCCTTCTGCTCAAGAGCCGGTCCTGCAGTGTGCTCCACAAGGCTCTGTCCACCTGTGCCGCCCACTTTGTGGTGGTGTGCCTCTTCTATGGGACCGTGGGCCTCACCTACATCCCTCCCACCTCTGCCACTTCTGTCATACAGGAGCGGTTTGTGGCCATCATTCATACCACTGTCACACCAGTGCTGAATCCACTAGTGTATACCCTTAGGAATAAGGAAGTGACGTTAGCACTGGGGAAAGTCTTTGGGAGGAGCAGTGTGCCTAAACATGGTGATTAG